From Eleftheria terrae, the proteins below share one genomic window:
- a CDS encoding Panacea domain-containing protein has translation MATAFDVARYILEQRGSMPAMKLQKLVYYAQAWSTVWDQQPLFTESIEAWANGPVCRELYVAHKGRLSLSAADFPERAPGALSEAQCVAIDAVLAVYGDKSAQWLSEQTLGETPWQSARARLTRGEGGTGEITIKAMADFYAATLRQIEAAEPAPLSDFVGLCA, from the coding sequence ATGGCTACCGCCTTCGACGTTGCGCGCTACATCCTCGAACAGCGCGGCTCGATGCCGGCGATGAAGCTGCAGAAGCTGGTGTATTACGCGCAGGCCTGGTCCACCGTCTGGGACCAGCAGCCGCTGTTCACCGAATCCATCGAGGCTTGGGCCAACGGCCCCGTGTGCCGGGAGCTCTATGTGGCACACAAGGGCCGGCTCAGCCTGTCCGCGGCCGATTTCCCCGAGCGTGCGCCCGGTGCGCTGAGCGAGGCCCAGTGTGTGGCCATCGATGCGGTGCTGGCCGTCTACGGCGACAAGTCCGCGCAGTGGCTGAGCGAGCAGACGCTGGGCGAAACGCCTTGGCAAAGCGCGCGCGCCCGCCTGACGCGCGGCGAAGGCGGCACCGGCGAGATCACCATCAAGGCGATGGCCGATTTCTATGCCGCCACCTTGCGGCAGATCGAAGCGGCCGAACCGGCCCCCTTGAGCGACTTCGTCGGCCTCTGCGCCTGA
- a CDS encoding cation:proton antiporter: MTLFEVSGAVLTAVAIFGYINHRFIRLPDTLGTTVVGLVASLVLLLFGFSGSGVRQAQALIQHIDFSEVVFHGLLGLLLFAGSLHVNFSELKTRLLPIFLLATLGVVSSTLVVGYGLHYGLLLAGQPIPLLHCLVFGALISPTDPIAVLGILKKAGAPKNVELKITGESLFNDGTAVVAFLLLLGLASGKGAPTVGGTMLLLVKEVAGGIGLGLLLGWGVVRLLRDVDSYLVEILTTLAAAIGGYGLAEALHVSAPLTVVVAGLMVGNKGATRAMSEATREHLFSFWTLLDEILNLVLFGLIGIMILALSFGLENIVAAAIAIPVVLIARWLSVVVSLGLSRVERGSEPHAVKVLTWGGLRGGISIALALSLPQLEGRPMLITASYAVVLFSLLVQAPTLGPLIERLRREDAVPGRR, translated from the coding sequence ATGACGCTGTTCGAGGTGTCGGGGGCCGTCCTCACTGCCGTGGCCATCTTCGGCTACATCAACCATCGGTTCATCCGGCTGCCCGACACGCTGGGCACGACCGTGGTGGGCCTGGTGGCGTCGCTGGTGTTGCTGCTGTTCGGCTTCTCCGGCTCTGGCGTGCGCCAGGCGCAGGCGCTGATCCAGCACATCGATTTCTCGGAAGTCGTCTTCCATGGCCTGCTCGGCCTGCTGCTCTTTGCCGGCAGCCTGCATGTCAACTTCTCCGAGCTGAAGACCCGGCTGCTGCCGATTTTCCTGCTTGCCACCCTGGGCGTGGTCTCGTCCACCCTGGTGGTGGGCTATGGCTTGCACTACGGGTTGCTGCTGGCCGGGCAGCCGATACCGCTGCTGCACTGCCTGGTGTTCGGCGCGCTGATTTCACCGACCGACCCGATCGCCGTGCTCGGCATCCTGAAGAAGGCCGGCGCGCCGAAGAACGTCGAACTGAAGATCACCGGCGAAAGCCTGTTCAACGACGGCACCGCGGTGGTGGCCTTCCTGCTGCTGCTCGGGCTGGCCAGCGGCAAGGGGGCGCCGACCGTCGGCGGCACGATGCTGCTGCTGGTGAAGGAAGTGGCCGGCGGCATCGGCCTGGGCCTCTTGCTGGGCTGGGGCGTGGTGCGGCTGCTGCGCGACGTGGACAGCTACCTGGTCGAGATCCTGACGACGCTGGCAGCGGCCATCGGCGGCTATGGCCTGGCGGAGGCGCTGCACGTGTCGGCACCGCTGACCGTGGTGGTGGCCGGGCTGATGGTGGGCAACAAGGGCGCCACGCGGGCCATGAGCGAGGCCACCCGCGAGCACCTGTTCTCGTTCTGGACCTTGCTGGACGAGATCCTCAACCTGGTGCTGTTCGGCCTGATCGGCATCATGATCCTGGCCCTGTCCTTCGGCCTGGAGAACATCGTTGCGGCGGCCATTGCCATCCCGGTGGTGCTGATCGCGCGCTGGTTGAGCGTGGTCGTGTCGCTGGGGCTGTCGCGGGTGGAGCGCGGCAGCGAGCCGCATGCGGTGAAGGTGCTGACCTGGGGCGGCCTGCGCGGCGGCATCTCGATCGCGCTCGCGTTGTCCCTGCCGCAGCTCGAAGGCCGGCCGATGCTCATCACCGCTTCCTACGCGGTGGTCTTGTTCAGCCTCCTGGTGCAGGCGCCCACCCTGGGTCCCTTGATCGAGCGCTTGCGGCGAGAAGACGCCGTCCCGGGCCGCCGCTGA
- a CDS encoding GGDEF domain-containing protein, whose protein sequence is MDPTSLAGRAAGTATSAGLPPAQLAKAALRRLAQERLEPTPENYQRAYRAEAGEREAPEPALPAAALRLFEQLAAAQGLAQPRLLEALQQGRWEQAEKLLPGLREDTAAAEGQAWADLIDRLVKGVERGGRQWTSGRRKDSLQRVLAGSRADAQRLQQRLGQLAGSWDSDTPDHTGLLEAAAEAESAAAAVQPPAVPAAPAVPAVPAVPAVPGSVARAAVPAAGAELQEERLPPAWQAVVRELSSAVTPALPADDPRCVRMMSRLEELMLALEDEADEELAEDWRGWAGDAQRLLEHRQHLMAQLHGLCGELTGGLAELAEDGSWVQGQCEAMRAKLQEGLTARTVRSVSHLLHGARIQQHTLKSQRNQARDVLKQVINTMLQEIAELSAQTGRFHDSMGRYADVIEQADSLDSLAGVVKALVEETKTVQSAVGQTQQRLQSEQAEAGQLQERVRELETELQRLSTEVSTDQLTEIANRRGLIQAFATEHARMQRSGRELSVGLLDIDNFKKLNDTLGHQTGDQALKFLAQNVKQALRPMDTVARYGGEEFVVLLPETTTDEACVVLTRLQRTLTASFFMHEDKQVFVTFSAGVTLYRDGERLEEALDRADEALYEAKRSGKNRTCSA, encoded by the coding sequence TACCAGCGCGCCTACCGTGCCGAGGCTGGTGAGCGGGAGGCGCCCGAGCCCGCACTGCCGGCGGCTGCGCTGCGGTTGTTCGAGCAGCTGGCCGCGGCCCAAGGCCTGGCCCAGCCGCGCCTGCTGGAGGCGCTGCAGCAGGGGCGCTGGGAGCAGGCGGAGAAACTGCTGCCCGGCCTGCGCGAGGATACGGCGGCCGCCGAGGGCCAGGCCTGGGCCGACTTGATCGATCGCCTGGTGAAGGGCGTGGAACGCGGCGGCCGGCAATGGACCAGCGGCCGCAGGAAGGACAGCCTGCAGCGTGTGCTGGCCGGCAGCCGCGCCGACGCCCAGCGCCTGCAGCAGCGCCTGGGCCAGCTGGCCGGCAGCTGGGACAGCGACACGCCGGACCACACCGGGCTGCTGGAAGCCGCCGCCGAGGCCGAATCGGCCGCCGCCGCGGTGCAGCCGCCAGCGGTGCCAGCCGCGCCGGCGGTGCCAGCAGTGCCAGCGGTGCCAGCGGTGCCTGGATCGGTGGCCCGGGCGGCCGTCCCCGCCGCCGGCGCCGAACTGCAGGAAGAACGGCTGCCGCCGGCCTGGCAGGCGGTGGTGCGGGAGCTGTCGAGCGCCGTCACGCCGGCCTTGCCGGCCGATGACCCGCGCTGCGTGCGCATGATGTCCCGGCTGGAAGAACTGATGCTGGCCCTGGAGGACGAGGCCGACGAAGAGCTGGCCGAGGACTGGCGTGGCTGGGCCGGCGACGCCCAGCGCCTGCTGGAGCACCGCCAGCACCTGATGGCCCAGCTGCACGGCTTGTGCGGCGAGCTGACCGGCGGGCTGGCCGAGCTGGCCGAGGACGGCAGCTGGGTGCAGGGCCAGTGCGAGGCCATGCGTGCCAAGCTGCAGGAGGGCCTGACGGCACGCACCGTGCGCTCGGTCAGCCATCTGTTGCATGGCGCCCGCATACAGCAGCACACGCTGAAGAGCCAGCGTAACCAGGCGCGCGACGTCCTCAAGCAGGTCATCAACACCATGCTGCAGGAAATCGCCGAGCTCAGCGCGCAGACCGGCCGCTTCCACGACAGCATGGGCCGCTATGCCGACGTTATCGAGCAGGCGGACTCCCTCGACAGCCTGGCCGGCGTCGTGAAGGCGCTGGTGGAGGAGACCAAGACCGTGCAGAGCGCGGTGGGCCAGACGCAGCAACGGCTGCAGTCGGAGCAGGCCGAGGCCGGGCAGCTGCAGGAGCGGGTGCGCGAGCTGGAGACCGAGCTGCAGCGCCTGTCCACCGAGGTGTCGACCGACCAGCTCACCGAGATCGCCAACCGGCGCGGCCTGATCCAGGCCTTCGCGACCGAGCATGCGCGCATGCAGCGCTCAGGCCGCGAGCTGTCGGTGGGCCTGCTGGACATCGACAACTTCAAGAAGCTCAACGACACCCTGGGCCACCAGACCGGCGACCAGGCGCTGAAGTTCCTGGCCCAGAACGTCAAGCAGGCGTTGCGGCCCATGGACACGGTGGCCCGCTACGGCGGCGAGGAGTTTGTGGTGCTCCTGCCGGAGACCACCACCGACGAGGCCTGCGTGGTGCTGACGCGGCTGCAGCGGACCCTGACCGCCAGCTTCTTCATGCACGAGGACAAGCAGGTCTTCGTCACCTTCTCGGCCGGTGTCACGCTCTACCGTGACGGCGAGCGGCTGGAAGAGGCGCTGGACCGGGCCGACGAGGCGCTCTACGAAGCCAAGCGCAGCGGGAAGAACCGCACCTGCAGCGCCTGA
- a CDS encoding PAS domain-containing hybrid sensor histidine kinase/response regulator has product MHIDKDAGAAQSPDTLLWHSEERFRQLVEGIEDYAIFMLDLNGVVQTWNRGARKIKGWAAHEIIGRPFTLFYPPAALEVGWPIEELRLARERGRFHDEGWRLRKDGQRFWASVTITCLRDEQGQPYGFAKVTRDLTSRKQQEEELRRSEERFRLLADGVKDYAIVMLDPQGRIESWNAGATAITGYLGSDILGRHFSVFHTAQDVQSGHGVRELAKALQEGRAEDEGWRMRRDGSVFWAHVVTSPVYEEDGRLRGFAQVTRDMSESRRLLDLEKSSRRMSEFLAMLAHELRNPLAPIRNAVSIMQLEPMQSPTLRRCRDIIDRQLSYLTRLVDDLLDVGRIATGKMSLRREPVSFRDVVQRSVETVRPLIEARRHRLSIELPPEPVEVMGDDTRLVQVIQNLLTNAAKYTEDGGSIGLQVTLESETVVASVTDNGRGIAPDALPKVFDLFVQGGSGSPSESGLGIGLTLARTLVEMHGGVISAQSAGPGAGSTFTVRLPRLAPQAQRAAAGLQPPDDMPRGPSVRTLVVDDNVDSADTMVHVLALMGHEAVAVYDGEHALRVAAEFKPEVVLLDLNMPGSNGFSVVRQLRERPATHPLYIAAMTGYGQPGDREKTAALGFDAHLTKPVEVGRLGELFDEVVRRRA; this is encoded by the coding sequence GTGCACATCGACAAAGACGCCGGCGCGGCGCAGTCCCCGGACACCCTGTTGTGGCACAGCGAAGAACGTTTCCGCCAGCTGGTGGAGGGCATCGAGGACTACGCCATCTTCATGCTGGACCTCAACGGCGTCGTGCAGACGTGGAACCGCGGCGCCCGCAAGATCAAGGGCTGGGCGGCCCACGAGATCATCGGCCGGCCGTTCACGCTGTTCTACCCGCCGGCTGCCCTTGAGGTGGGGTGGCCGATCGAGGAATTGCGCCTGGCCCGCGAGCGCGGACGCTTCCACGATGAAGGCTGGCGGCTGCGCAAGGACGGCCAGCGTTTCTGGGCCAGTGTCACCATCACGTGCCTGCGCGACGAGCAGGGCCAGCCCTATGGCTTCGCCAAGGTCACCCGCGATCTGACGAGCCGCAAGCAGCAGGAGGAGGAGCTGCGCCGCAGCGAGGAACGCTTCCGGCTGCTGGCCGACGGCGTCAAGGACTACGCCATCGTGATGCTCGACCCGCAGGGCCGCATCGAGAGCTGGAACGCCGGCGCGACCGCCATCACCGGCTACCTGGGCAGCGACATCCTCGGCCGGCACTTTTCCGTGTTCCACACCGCGCAGGACGTGCAGTCCGGCCACGGAGTGCGCGAATTGGCGAAGGCGCTGCAGGAGGGGCGGGCCGAGGACGAGGGCTGGCGGATGCGTCGCGATGGCAGCGTGTTCTGGGCACATGTGGTGACCTCGCCGGTCTACGAGGAAGACGGCCGACTGCGCGGCTTTGCGCAGGTGACACGCGACATGAGCGAATCGCGCCGCCTGCTCGACCTGGAAAAGTCCAGCCGGCGCATGAGCGAATTCCTCGCGATGCTGGCCCATGAGCTGCGCAACCCGCTGGCTCCCATCCGCAACGCGGTCAGCATCATGCAGCTGGAGCCAATGCAGTCGCCCACCCTGCGGCGCTGCCGTGACATCATCGATCGCCAGCTGAGCTACCTCACGCGGCTGGTGGACGACCTGCTGGATGTCGGCCGCATCGCGACCGGCAAGATGAGCCTGCGGCGCGAGCCGGTGTCCTTCCGCGACGTGGTGCAGCGCAGCGTCGAGACGGTGCGGCCCCTCATCGAGGCGCGGCGGCACCGCCTGTCCATCGAGTTGCCGCCGGAGCCGGTAGAAGTGATGGGCGACGACACCCGCCTGGTGCAGGTGATCCAGAACCTGCTGACCAATGCAGCCAAGTACACCGAGGATGGCGGCAGCATCGGCCTGCAGGTGACGCTGGAGAGCGAGACGGTGGTGGCCTCGGTGACCGACAACGGCCGCGGCATTGCGCCGGACGCGCTGCCGAAGGTGTTCGATCTCTTCGTGCAGGGCGGCAGCGGCTCGCCCTCCGAAAGCGGCCTGGGCATCGGCTTGACGCTGGCGCGCACCCTGGTGGAAATGCATGGCGGCGTGATCTCGGCGCAGAGTGCTGGCCCGGGCGCGGGCAGCACCTTCACCGTCCGCCTGCCGCGGCTGGCGCCCCAGGCGCAGCGTGCGGCCGCCGGCCTGCAGCCGCCCGACGACATGCCACGCGGCCCTTCGGTACGGACCCTGGTGGTGGACGACAACGTCGACTCGGCCGACACCATGGTGCACGTGCTCGCCTTGATGGGCCACGAAGCGGTGGCGGTCTACGACGGCGAGCACGCCCTGCGGGTGGCCGCCGAGTTCAAGCCGGAAGTGGTCCTGCTGGATCTCAACATGCCGGGCAGCAACGGCTTCTCGGTCGTGCGGCAACTGCGGGAGCGGCCGGCCACGCACCCCCTCTACATCGCGGCGATGACCGGCTACGGCCAGCCCGGCGACCGCGAGAAGACCGCCGCCCTGGGCTTCGATGCCCACCTCACCAAGCCGGTCGAAGTGGGCCGCCTGGGCGAGCTCTTCGACGAGGTGGTGCGTCGCCGCGCGTGA
- a CDS encoding sensor histidine kinase, with protein MAGPRFDSLFARLLLAQSLLAVALFTVFGVVYVRDRNKTVAAMAAAQWAPALAAATSAASPTPDTPLSPLGGVRRLNHRPPGVDAGATPAPRLRMFQRELQARGVAVHRLAFDPDEQPQRRLWLELRGADERPLWLGIDAPFLAPGNSTRLLLGLALGGALVIALSWALARRLTAPLTRLHRRIAGGPGAVEPAPMRRAPPEVAEIEQAYHQLLARLQAQQAERSLLLAGVSHDLRSPLGRIRLAAELLPASPDCAPRQAAIVRNVAVADRLIESFLDLVRSEQLALDEPVDLADAARRVAASFECDAAVLQVTAPRSLELPRAHQHLVERALFNLIDNALKHGRPPVRLTVSAAAPGEARVEVMDHGPGMPDTAARLRALQAFSRGDGSRQTAGSGLGLTVVQQVATRLGGQLEFDGGPGSWCVRLRLPAGPAGEPR; from the coding sequence ATGGCTGGGCCGCGGTTCGACAGCCTGTTTGCGCGGCTGCTGCTCGCGCAGTCGCTGCTCGCGGTGGCCTTGTTCACTGTCTTTGGTGTCGTGTATGTGCGCGACCGCAACAAGACCGTCGCGGCCATGGCGGCTGCGCAGTGGGCCCCCGCGCTTGCAGCCGCCACCTCGGCGGCGTCCCCCACGCCCGACACCCCCCTCTCCCCCCTCGGCGGCGTGCGGCGGCTCAACCATCGGCCGCCCGGTGTCGATGCAGGCGCCACGCCCGCGCCGCGGCTGCGCATGTTCCAGCGCGAGCTGCAGGCGCGCGGCGTGGCGGTGCACCGACTGGCCTTCGATCCCGACGAGCAGCCGCAGCGCCGGCTCTGGCTGGAGCTTCGGGGCGCCGACGAGCGGCCCCTCTGGCTGGGCATCGACGCGCCGTTCCTGGCACCAGGCAACAGCACGCGCCTGCTGCTCGGCCTGGCCCTGGGCGGCGCCCTGGTCATCGCCTTGTCGTGGGCGCTGGCGCGCCGGCTGACGGCACCGTTGACGCGGCTGCACCGCCGCATCGCTGGCGGACCGGGGGCCGTCGAGCCCGCGCCGATGCGGCGCGCACCGCCCGAGGTCGCCGAGATCGAGCAGGCCTACCACCAGCTGCTGGCCCGGCTGCAGGCCCAGCAGGCCGAGCGCTCGCTGCTGCTGGCGGGCGTGTCGCATGACCTGCGCAGCCCGTTGGGCCGCATCCGCCTGGCGGCCGAGCTGCTGCCCGCCTCGCCCGACTGCGCCCCGCGCCAGGCCGCCATCGTGCGCAACGTGGCGGTGGCCGACCGGCTCATCGAGAGCTTTCTCGACCTGGTGCGATCGGAACAGCTGGCGCTCGATGAGCCGGTGGACCTGGCCGACGCCGCGCGCCGCGTGGCCGCCAGCTTCGAATGCGATGCAGCGGTGCTGCAGGTCACCGCCCCGCGCAGCCTGGAGCTGCCCCGCGCTCATCAGCACTTGGTGGAACGCGCGCTGTTCAACCTGATCGACAACGCGTTGAAGCACGGTCGGCCGCCGGTGCGCCTGACGGTCTCGGCCGCGGCGCCGGGTGAGGCCCGGGTCGAAGTGATGGACCATGGCCCCGGCATGCCGGACACCGCCGCCCGCCTGCGGGCCTTGCAGGCCTTCTCGCGCGGCGACGGCAGCCGGCAGACGGCCGGCTCGGGCCTGGGGCTGACGGTGGTGCAGCAGGTCGCCACCCGGCTGGGCGGCCAGCTCGAGTTCGACGGCGGGCCCGGCAGCTGGTGTGTCCGGCTGCGGCTACCGGCCGGCCCTGCCGGCGAGCCACGATGA
- a CDS encoding alpha/beta hydrolase, translating to MNRLTSSAACRGALVAALLALAWQAGSAGTLRERWAERLAARGQAEMLEADAAASAALDLPRGVRLVADLAYGLQAEQRFDVYRPLRARSAPVIFMVHGGGWKRGDKAHATFVQNKVQRWTELGFVVISTNYRLLPGTPPDEQARDVARAVALAQRRAEEWGGDRNKFILLGHSAGAHLVGMLASSPALAQRHGVNAWLGSVLLDSAALDVVTLMQGPHFPLHDDAFGADPAYWPGVSPYHLLQQKAAPLLMVCSIPRQTSCDEARRFAARASLLGSVAEVEPEALSHREINELLGLEPGYTGRVERFLATLDPVVAHLLGR from the coding sequence ATGAACCGATTGACCTCGAGTGCCGCCTGCCGCGGCGCCCTTGTGGCCGCGCTCTTGGCGCTGGCCTGGCAGGCCGGCAGTGCCGGGACGCTGCGTGAGCGTTGGGCCGAGCGGCTGGCCGCACGAGGCCAGGCCGAGATGCTGGAGGCCGATGCGGCCGCGTCTGCTGCACTGGACTTGCCGCGCGGCGTGCGGCTGGTGGCGGACCTTGCCTACGGTCTGCAGGCCGAGCAACGCTTCGACGTCTATCGCCCGCTGCGTGCGCGCTCGGCGCCGGTGATCTTCATGGTGCACGGTGGTGGCTGGAAGCGCGGGGACAAGGCGCACGCCACCTTCGTCCAGAACAAGGTGCAGCGCTGGACCGAGCTCGGTTTCGTGGTGATCTCGACCAACTACCGGCTGCTGCCCGGCACCCCGCCGGACGAGCAGGCCCGGGATGTGGCCCGGGCTGTCGCGCTGGCACAGCGCCGCGCCGAGGAATGGGGCGGCGACCGCAACAAGTTCATCCTGCTGGGTCATTCTGCCGGCGCCCACCTGGTGGGCATGCTGGCGTCCTCGCCCGCGCTCGCGCAGCGGCACGGCGTCAATGCCTGGCTGGGCAGCGTGCTGCTGGACAGCGCCGCGCTGGACGTCGTCACGCTGATGCAGGGGCCGCATTTCCCGCTGCACGACGATGCCTTTGGCGCCGATCCGGCCTATTGGCCCGGCGTGTCGCCCTACCACCTGCTGCAGCAGAAGGCGGCGCCCTTGCTGATGGTGTGCTCTATCCCGCGGCAGACGTCCTGCGACGAGGCGCGGCGCTTCGCCGCCCGGGCCAGCCTGCTCGGCTCCGTCGCCGAGGTCGAGCCCGAGGCGTTGAGCCACCGCGAGATCAATGAGCTGCTCGGCCTGGAGCCCGGCTACACCGGCCGCGTCGAGCGCTTCCTGGCCACGCTCGATCCCGTGGTGGCACACCTGTTGGGCCGTTGA